CGCCATCGTCGGCCTGGCTACGCCGAACTTCTGGCTCGGACTCATGGTCATGCTGTTCCCGGCACTCTGGTGGGGCTGGTCGCCACCGGTGCTGTGGGTTCCGTTCGCCGAAGACCCGCTGGAGAACCTGGGGGTGCTTGTCATTCCCAGCCTGATTCTGGGGACTGCCTCGGCGGCAGCCACCATGCGGATGACGCGCACCATGATGCTGGAGGTGCTGCGGCAGGACTACATACGGACGGCCTGGTCCAAGGGACTGAGGGAGCGGGTCGTCGTCATGCGGCACGCCATCAAGAACGCCCTCATCCCGGTTGTCACGCTGATCGGTCTGCAGTTGCCGATCCTGGTGGGTGGCGCCGTGATCATGGAGAACATATTCAACCTGCCGGGGCTCGGTCGTCTCATGGTGCTTGCACTCGAGCAGAGAGACTACCCGGTGGTCTCCGGGGTAAACCTGTTGTTCGGTACCGCGGTGGTGCTGTTCAATCTCCTGATCGACCTGATCTACCCGTTCCTGGATCCAAGAGTCCGCTATCAATGAGAGACAAGGAGCGATCATGAGTAACGCTTCCGGTACGCGGACAACGGCACGCGCGCCGAGGAGACATACCGGTCTGGGCGATTTCTTCATCAGGCTGTGGACCGAGAAGCCGCTCGGCAGTGCGTGCGGGATTATCGTATTGCTGCTGATTGTGGTGGCTGTCTTCGCCGATGTTCTGGCCCCCTATGGCTATACGGAAATACACCTGGCAGACAGGCTGCAGGGCGCATCGGCCCGGTATCTGCTGGGTACCGACCAGTTGGGGCGAGACTACCTGAGCCGCCTCATCTACGGGGCCCGTCTTTCGATGCTCGTCGGGCTGTCCGCGACCACGCTCAATGTCGTCGTCGCGGTCCTCGTCGGCGGCATTTCCGGATTCCTCGGTGGTAAGCTGGACCTGGGTGTGCAGAGATTCGTCGATGCCTGGATGGCTTTTCCGGGCCTGCTCCTGCTGCTGACCATCATGTCCATATTGGGGCAGGGTGTTCCCCAGATGATCCTGGTCCTGGGAATATCAGGAGGCATCGGTGGCTCGAGAGTAGTCAGAGGCGCCGTCATCACCGTAAAGGAGAATGACTATTTTCAGGCGGCGGCGTCGATTGGCTCGGCAAAATGGAGAGCATTTGCGCGCCACGTTCTGCCCAATATCGGGGCGCCGCTGATCATCATCTTCAGCATCAACATCGGCGGGGCGATCATGAGTGAAGCTTCGCTGAGCTTCCTCGGATTCGGCCTGCCTCCCGAGTTTCCCAGTTGGGGTACTCTGCTCAGTTGGGAAGGCCGGCGGTACATGGAGCAGGCGCCATGGCTCGCCCTGTGGCCGGGTCTCTGCCTGACCCTCGTGGTGTACAGTCTGAACATGTTCGGTGATGCCATGCGCGACCTGCTCGACCCGCGGCTCAGGGGCGGCGGCGGGCGGCTAGGCGCCAACGCCGCCACGCCGGTTTAGACCCGCCGGACCGCGGGCAGAAGACCAACCTGTTCGTCGACGGCCGAAGTGTGGGAACTTCTCGGCTTGGTGCGCGCCCAATCTGCGCGCCGGCGTCGCGATCAATCAAGTGGGTCAGGCGGTTCGTCTCTCAAGCCGCGAGACCCAGCAATCGAAGTGGGGACACTCGGCGCGCATGGTCTCCAAGCCAATCGCGCGTGCGGCGAGAGCACCCAACCGCGGCTTCTCATAGCCAGGGACGAGCGCCTCGATTCGCTTGGAGGGGGCGGTAACGGGTGAATCGTCGATCGCTTCAGGGGTTGGAAAAGCAGCCCGGATCTCCTGAAAGGAGCTCGCCAATTCGGGCCGATCAATCCCTATGGCGAACCGCTCGCAATCGCTGAACAGCAGGGCCTCGAACTCGTGCATCATCACGAACGGAATGAACCGACGTTCGTCAAACCTGGATCCCATGGCAAGATGGATGTCAGCGGCGAGCGCGTCTTCGACAGCCTTCGCTCTCTGTGGATACGGGAGATTGGCTGCCGTAGCGCGCCCCGGCCACGCCCTGGAACCGCTTTGTGGCATACCATAGTAGTCCGCCATGGTGGTGGCGATGATCGTCTTGTCTTCCTTCAAGTGCCGCACGATTTCACGACAGACCGCCGGCCAAGCCGTGCCTCTGCCGCGTCTCCGAGCCTTTCCGTACAGGCGGGCCCACACTTGCGAGAAGCCTTGTCCGTAGAGGTGAGAGGCGAGCAGTTCGTTGACAAATAGCTCTTCTGTTTGACCTTCCACATGAACACCCAGGCGCATCACTCCGAAAATCTCCGATCCGTCCGCTCCGGGACAGGCCGCCCGCCGAATTCGTTCTTTTCCCAAAGTTCCCCCAGGCTGTAGTCTTCAAGCCACGATCGGAGCTTGTCATCATCCAGCCGGTTGAGCTTCGTCGCTCCGTTCACGCGGTCAGCCACTATCACATCTTCCGGATCGAAATGATCCAGCAGCACCGGCGACTGCGTTGCGACGATGATCTGAGACTCCACAGCCGCGTACTTGAGCATGGAGGCCAGCAGGGTGATAGCGAAGGGATGCAGACCAAGCTCCGGCTCGTCAAGGAGCACGACCGGCGGGCGGAGCGACGCCGGCTGGAGCAGAAGCGTGGCAAGGGTAATGAATCGGAGCGAACCATCGGACAGGGACGACGCGTCGAAGTAAGCGTCCGACCCGACGTGCCGCCACTCAAGCCGGATCTTGTCTTCGTTCAGCTCCAACGGCTCCATGGAGAAGTCTTCGAAGAAAGGGGCGGTCAGTCGGATCGTGTTGCGAATCTGCGTGTAAGCTCCCTCGTGTTTCTTGCGCAGCAAATATAGGAATGCCGCAAGGTTGGACCCATCGGGTCGCAACCGGCGGTTGTCGTGTAAGTCGGCTGTTTTTTTTATTGGGGAGGAGGAGCTGGTGTCGTGAAAGTGGTAGAGACGCCAGTGCTCGATCCGGTAACGAAGAAACTCAAGAAGAGGAGCGACTCCAGGCCGTGGCACAAGATGCTCCATGAAGTCCGCAGGCAACTCGGTCTCGGCAACCGAAATCCTAGGAAACAATCGATCATCAGACCCATGGCGCATGTCGACACAGAAGTCAGTCAGTTCGTCCGTGAATTTCACTCTGAACCTCATCGTGGGCGTCGTCTTGGATCCAAAGTGGAGTAGACGGTCGGCACCGCCCGCGCGTAGAACGTGATCCGACATCTGATTCATGCTCAAGACAGCAGTGCGGAGGAGCCCGAGCGCGCCGAGGAAGTTCGACTTGCCTGATCCGTTGGCGCCGATCAGGACGTTAAGAGAGCGCAGTTGTAGCCCCGGCAACTCGGCAATGCTCCTGAAGCCTTCAATCGTGATCGTGCGGATCAAGGACATGTTCACCAATACCTCAATTGGCTCGGGCAGGACGTAGTCTTCACTAGCGGAACGCGGCGTAGTCGCGGCCGAGGACGCCGGCGGCGATCTTGAGCTTGAGGACTTCGTCGGTGCCCTCGTAGATGCGGCACACGCGCACGTCCTTGAGGTGGCGGCCCGGCCGGTACAGGTCGGACCAGCCGCGCCCGCCGTGCACCTGCAGCGCCCGGTCGGCGGCGTCGAAGGCGGCGTTGCTGGCCGCGAACTTGGCTGCCGCGATGAGCTGGTCGACGCGGGCGCCGAGCGCGGCGTCGCCGGGGCGGTCGTCGCTGGCCGCCTTCCAGCGCGCGGCGTCGGCCACGATGCTGGCGCTGGTCTGCCGCGCCACCTCGATCTGCGCGATGTGCTCCTGCACGAGTTGGTGGCGGGCAATCGCCTTGCCGTGCTGGCTGCGTTCCTTGGCGTATTCGACGGCGGCGTCGAGGCAGTCCTCGATCACCCCTACGCACCCCGCCGCCACACTCAGGCGGCCGCTGCGCAGCGTCTGCATCGCCACCGCGAAACCGTCGCCCTCGGCGGCGAGCATGTTCTCCGCCGGCACCCGGTACTCGGTGAGCTCGAACATGCCGGTGTCGCTGGTGGGCATGCCGAGCTTGGCGGTCAGCGCCTCGCGCTCGATGCCGTCGCCGTCGGTGTCCATGATGAACGCGCTGATGCGCGGCCTGCCGTCGCCGGGATCCTCCGGGTAGGCGAACATGATGATGGCGCCAGCGATGGTGGCGTTGGAGATCAGGTACTTGACGCCGTTGAGCACGTAGTGATCGCCCTCGCGCCGGTAGGTGCTCTGCATCTCCAGCGGGTTGGAACCCGCCTCCGGCTCGGTGAGGCCGAACGCCAGGATGCGCTCGCCGGTGACCGTGCCCGGCAGGTAGCGCCGCTTCTGATCCTCGGTGCCCCACTCCACGATCGGGGTCTGGCCGATCGAGCAATGCCCCGAGAACAGGGTGCGCACGCTGGTGCCCTCGCGGCCGATGCGCGCGATCGCGGCCGCGTAGGTGGCGGTGTCGGCGCCGCGCCCGCCGTACTGCTTCGGCACCGTCATGGCGAGGATGTCGTGCTTGTGGGCCAGCGAGATGACCGCCTCGTTGTAGCGGTGCTCCAGGTAGCACAGGTCCTCGATTGGCCGCACTTCCCGGCAGTACGCGTCGACGTCGGCGAGCAGCGCCTGCCGTTCCGCCTCCGGCATCGGGGTATAGGTCGGTATATCAAGCATCGAATTCATGCCTTGCAATTGCCCCCTCTCGCTCCAGCTCGGCCAGGTGCGGCGCCGCCAGGCCGAGCAACTCCGCCAGCACCTCGTGCGTGTGCTGCCCGAGCAGCGGTGCGCCGCACGGGTCGCCGCGCAGCCCCGGCATCTCCACCACCGGCCCGACCGAAAGATAGCGCCTGTCGTCCGCCGCCGCCAGTTCCAGCAGGTTGACCCCGGGCGGCGCGGCCGGCGGCGCGCCGAACACCCCCGGCAGGTCGGCCACCGCGCCGGCCGGTACCCCGGCCGCGGTCAGCTCGGCGACCAGCTCCGCCACCGCGCGCCGCGCGATCAGCGGGGTCAGGACGGCGTTCAGGGCGGTCCGGTTCGCCACCCGCGCCGAGTTGTCCGCGAAGCGCGCATCGCGCAGCAGTTCGGGGCAACCGAGCACCGTGCACAGCCCGGTGAACAGCTTGTCGTTGCCGGCGCCGATGGTCAGGTAGCCGTCGCCGGCCGCGTACACCTCGTACGGCACGATCTGCGGATGGGCGTTGCCGAACCGGCGCGGCGGGCGCGCGTTGAGCAGGAACGCCTGCGCCACGTTGACCAGCGCGGCCACCGTAGAGCCCATCAGGTTGACCTCCAGGTGCTGTCCCTCGCCGGTGCGCTGCCGGCTGATCACCGCCGCCAGGATGGCGCTGGCGGCGTGCAGGCCGGCGATCACGTCGGTAAGCGCCACGCCCACCTTCATCGGCGCCCCCTCCGGCTCGCCGGTCAGCGACATCAGCCCGCTCAGCCCCTGGATCACCAAGTCGTAACCCGGCCCCGGCTTGCGCCCGAACGCCGTGATCGAGCAGTGCACGAGGTCGGGCCGGGCCGCGCACAGCGCCGCGTGGTCCAGTCCCAGCCGCTGCGCCACGCCGGGCGCGAAGTTCTCCACCACCACGTCGCTCTTGCCCGCCAAGTCCAGGAACAGGCGGCGGCCGCGTTCGCTGCGCAGGTCGATCGCCACGCTGCGCTTGCTGCGGTTCACGGCCAGAAAGTAGGCGCTGAGCCCGTCCGCCGGGTCGCCCAGGTAGGGCGGCCCCCAGGCGCGCGTGTCGTCGCCGCCCGCCGGGCGCTCCACCTTGACCACGTCGGCGCCCATGTCGGCCAGCACCATGGTGCAGTAGGGGCCGGCCAGCACGCGCGAGGCATCGAGCACCCGGACCCCCGCCAGCGCCGCACCGCCGCCGCCGTCCTGCGGTCCCGTCATGGGGGCATCATGCCCGATTCGCCGCCTGCCAAAGCCCGGCGGCGCCTCGTGCGGCGGTCGGGCGTGCTACGAAGACGCGCGCGGGCGGCGCACCAGGCGGCCGGGCAGCGCGCCGGTCAGTTCGTCGTTCTCCAGCACCACCTCGCCGTTGCAGACGGTGAGGTCGTAGCCCACGGTGCGCTGCATGAACCGCTTGGCCTTCTCCGGCAGGTCGTAGACGATGTGCGGCGGTGGCCACGACAGGCGCTCGAAGTCGATCACGTTGACATCGGCGCGCATGCCGGGCTGCAGCAGGCCGCGGTCGAGCAGTCCGTACACCTCCGCCGGGCCACGCGTCTGCTTGTTCACGATCGTTTCCAGGGGCACCTTGCCGCCGCGGGTGCGGTCGCGGCCCCAGAACGCCAGGTTCCAGCTCGGCATGTGGGCGTCGCAGATGGCGCCGACGTGGGCGCCGGCGTCGCTGAGCCCGTTGCGGGTGATCGGATGGCGCATCATGTCGGCCATGTACTCCAGGTTGCCCTGCGAGTAGCCCTCCAGGTAGTGGATCAGCATGGTCTGGCCGCGGTCGGCGGTGAGCAGGTCGTAGAACGCCTGGGCGTCCGAGATGCCGTGCTTCCTGGCGTAGGCGGCGACGCTCGCCGACTCGTCCGGCTCGTAGTTGGGCGGATCGCCGAGCACGTACACCTTCTCGGCGCTGCCGGTGATCCGCTCCAGCAGCCAGGGCAGCCGGCTGCCCGGCGTGGTGTCGTCCACGAACGTGTTGTCGTCCGGGCCGACCTCGCCATACTTGTTGCCGGGCTTCAGGCGCACGTCGTTGGTCAGATCCCAGTCGCTGGCCAGGATCTTCGCGCGCACCTCGGGGTCGCGCATCTTGCGAATCCGCTCCGCCATCGGCAACGAGCCCACCAAGTCACGGTAGGCGTAGTTGATCATGTACGGATGCAGCGACGCTTCGAGGTTCATGATGATCATGGTGCCGCGGCCGCGCACCTGGGGGTACACCCGCCAGCCGTTGGCGTACGCCTTCTCCTCCAGCGGGTCCAGCGTCTCGCGCCCGCCTTCGCCCATCAGGTAGGTCACGCTGATGCCGTCCATCTGCGCCAGCGAGTACAGCCACTCGCGCTCGAACGGCCCCACGAACTGCAACACGCCGCCGCCGGCCTCCTCCGCGCCCTTGGCGATCGCCTCGATCTCGGGGTAGCGGGCCAGGGTGCCGGGGATCAGCTCGCCCGCCTTGGTGCGGTGCGCCAGCAGCCGGTTGCTCGATACGCCGAACGCGCCCGCCTCGATGCCCTGGCGCACGATGCGGGTCATTTCGGCCAGCTCGGCGTCGGTCGGCTGGATGTCCTCGGCGCCGCGTTCGCCCATCACGTAGCAGCGCAGCGCGCAGTGCGGGAGCTGGGTCAGGACGTCCATCACGCGCGGCTTGTGGTCGATGGCGTCCAGGTATTGCGGGAACGTCTCCCAGGCCCACTCCATCCCGGCCGACATGGCGATCGCCGGAATGTCCTCGACCGCGTCCATCAGGTCCATCAGCCAGTCGCGGTCCTTGACGTGCACCGGCGCGAAACCGACCCCGCAGTTGCCCATCACGATGGTGGTCACGCCGTTCCAGCACGACGGGGTGAGGTAGGGGTCCCACGACACCTGCGCGTCGAAGTGGGTGTGCATATCGATCCAGCCCGGCGTCACCAGCTTGCCGGCGGCGTCGATCTCGCGCCGCGCCGGTCCCACGTCCGTGCCGACGGCCGCGATCTTGCTGCCGTCGATACCGACGTCGCTCTGAAACTCCGGTCGGCCGCTGCCGTCAATGACGCGGCCATTGCGAATCGCTATGTCGTGCATGATTGCTCCCTCGCGCGCGCCGAGTTAAGTGCCTTGAGGCCAATGCCGGCGCCGCGCAGCCAAGTTGGTGCGACGTTAGCCAAGTGAGCCGCGAGCGTCAAGATCGCCGACGAACCGCAGCGCGTCGGGCACGGCGTACAGGGGTATGTTGAGCACGCGAGCGTCGTGCTTCAGGTTCAACAGGGTGCTGCGCACCAGCAGCGGCGGGGCGAACTGGGAGTCGAACGACCGCAGGCTCTTGCTGCGCGGGTTGACGCCGGACTTCACCTCCAGCGGCACAACCTCGCCGCTTCGCTCCAGCAGGAAGTCGACTTCCGCCTTGCCCCCGGAACTGCGCCAATAGTGCAAGTCGCCGGCCGCCGCCGCGGCCAGTTGCTGCGCAACGTAGTTCTCGACCAGCGCTCCCCGGTACTCGGCGAACAGGCGGTCGCCGTGCACCAGCAGCTCGGGCGCGGCCCCGGCGAGCGCGCCGAGCAGGCCGACGTCCAACGCGTACACCTTGAACGATCTCCGGTCCGCGTGGCCCCGCAACGGCAGCCGGGCCGTCTCGACGCCGAACGCCCGCAGGATCAGCCCGGCGCCCTCCAGCCACACGACGGCATCTTCATAATCGCGCGCCCGCGCGCTCGGACGGATAGCTGAAAACATGAACTTCTTGTTCTCGCGCGCCAAGTGTCCCGGCAGCGAATCCCAGACCGCGATGATGCGCGCCACCTCGCGCGCGGGGGCATGCTTGGCGAAGTCGAGCACGTAGGCATCGAGGATCGCTTGCTGCACGGTCCGCACCTCCGCCGCCTCCCGGTTGGCGGCGTAGCGGGCGACCGCCTCGGGCATGCCGCCGACAAAATAGTAGGCGCGCAGCAGGTCGACCAGGACGGTGTGGAACGCTTCGGGGAAGGGCGCGGGCACCGGGTGTTCCTCGATCAGTTTCCGGTAGCGCCCCGCGCCGACGGCGTCGAGGAACTCGAGGAAGGTCATCGGATGCAGGTCCACGAAGTCCACCTTGCCCACCGGGAACGAATGCGGTGTCGAGAGGGTGACTCCGAGCAGCGAGCCGGCGGCGGCGACGTGGTACTGCGGGGCGTCCTCGGCGAAGTACTTCAGCGAGTTCAGCGCCGCGTTGCACGCCTGGATCTCGTCGAGGATGAGCAGCGAGCCGCCGGGCACAATCCGTTCTCCCGCGAACACCGACAGGTCGCGGACGATGCGCATGGGATCGAGATCGCGCTCGAACAGGCTGGCGAGAGCGGGCGTCTGCTCGAAGTTGAAGTAGTGACTGGCCGCGTATCGCTCCCGGCCGAAGGCGCGCAGCAGATAGGTCTTGCCGGTCTGGCGCGCACCGCGCATCAGCAGCGGCTTGCGCCCCGGCGCGTCGCTCCAGGTCAGCAACTCATCGTACGCATCACGCTTCATGGACGCCCACAATAGAACGAAAGTGGCGACTATGTCACATAGTACAGACGTATTTCTGGCAATTAGGGCTGTTATACGTCCTAATAACGTGTAAACACATAGTAACGCCGACCGTCCGTTCCGGTAAAGCCGCCGGAACAATCAACAGCAATCAAATCGAGAGCTGATGCCGCTACTTCCGGGCGGCGCCGTAGCGGCCGAGGCGGCCGCGCAGGCGGGGGTCCAGCAGGTCGCGCACCGCGTCGCCGAACATGTTGAGGCTGTACACCACCACGGTCAGGCACAGTCCCGGCCACAGCGCCAGGTGCGGCGCCATCTCCATGTACTGCCGACCCTCGCGGCTCAGCATGCCGCCCCAGCTCGGTATGTCCGGCGGCAGTCCGAAGCCCAGGAAGCTCAGCGCCGCCTCCGACATGATCACCCCGCCGACGTTGATGCTGAAGATGATGATGATCGGCGCCGCGATGTTGGGCAGCACGTGGCGCAGCAGCGAGCGCCGGCGCGAGCTGCCGATCGCCTGCGCCGCCTGGAAGTAGACGTTCTCCTTGACCCCCAGCACCGCGCCGCGCACCACCCGCGAGGCCGGAATGCCTCCCGACACCCCCAGCACGATGATGATCTGCGGCATGCCGCGGCCGGCTATCGACATGATCGTCAGCAGCAACAGCAGCCCCGGGAACGCCATATAGCAGCCCGTGGCGAAACCCCGGCTGCATTCGAGCGGCGATCCATCCCGGCTGGTTGCGTTGCTCCTCGCTCACATATGCCCGATATGCTCGTTCGTCGCGCCTTGCCAGCCGGGCGCCTCGCCGCTCTCGGTGCGACGCCGGGTTCCACCACGGGCTGCTATGCATCGACGAAGCGCTGCGTTACCAGGTCCAACCGCCCGCCGATGAAGCCGGTGGTCCCGCCGATCAGCACCGCCACCACGACGTTGAGGGCGGTGGCGGCCAGCCCCACCGTCAGCGACAGCCGCGCCCCGTGGATGAGGCGGCTCAGCAGGTCACGCCCCACGTGGTCGGTGCCCAGCAGGTACTGGGCCGACGGAGCTTGCAGACGGTCGCGCAGGTGGATCTCCTCGTAGCGATAGGGCGCCAGCCCATCGGCGAAGATGCTGACCAGCACCAGGATCAGGATGACGATGCCGCCGGCGGTGCCCAACGGCTGCTCACGGACCAGCCGGCCGAAAAACCGCCGCGCTCCAGCCTGCCCCGCCGCCCCGCCGGCCGGCTCGGCGCCGGCCGGCGTCAGCTGTGATACGTCACCCATGGGCGTGCCTCATTCGTAGCGAATCCGTGGGTCCAGCGACGCATACAGCAGATCGGTCACCAGGTTGACGAACACCACCACCGTGGCGAAGAACAGATTCACCGCCGATACCACCGGGTAGTCGCGGTCGCCCAGCGCGTCCAGCATCAGCCGCCCCAGCCCCGGCAGGTTGAAGATGTTCTCGATGATCACCGAGCCGCCCACCAGAATCGGGATCTGCATGCCCACCAGCGTCACCACCGGGATGATCGCGTTCTTGACCGCGTGGCGCAGGATCACCGACCGCTCCAGCAGACCCTTGGCCCAGGCCGTGCGGATGTAGTCCTGGCGCAGCACCTCCAGCATCATGGTGCGCGTCATGCGCATGGTGCTGGCCGACAGGTAGGTCCCGAGGATCAGGCTGGGGATAAGGAACATGCCGAGGTTGCCCAGCGGGTCCTGGGCGAACGGGACCAGCTCCATCGGCGGCGACCACGTCCACCAGATGGCGGGGTAGATCATCACCATCGTTCCCAGCCAGAAGTTGGGCGTCGCCAGCCCCATGACGGCGACCGACCGTCCCACGTAGTCGGCGGCGGTGTACTGGCGCACCGCCGAGTAGATGCCCACCGGCAGCGCGATGACCAGTCCGATGAGGATGGCCAGCAGCCCGAGCTCGGCGGTGACCGGCAGTCGTCCCAGCATGCGCTCCTCGATGCGCCAACCGCCCAGCAGCGACTCGCCGAGCGTGCCGCGCAGGACGATGCCGCCGATCCAGCGGCCGTACTGCACGTGGATCGGCAGGTCCAGGCCGAGCCGCTGTTCGATGGTCGCGCGGTCGACCTGCCCGCCCACGAATGCCGTGCGACCGGCCATGATGTCGATGACGTCGCCGGGGATGAAGCGTACCGACAGGAACACCAACACGCTCAGGATGAACAGGGTGGGGACGACCAGCAGCAGCCGGCGGATGAAGTACGCTCTCATATCTTCGTGGCAATTGGGCGCCGGGAAGCTCGGGCCTCCCGGCGCCCTGCTGTGCAAGCAGAACGAGCGCGCCCCAGGGGCGATCGATTCAGAATCCCATTTCTCGCTTCAGATCCCGGTCGATCCAGAGGCGGGCGAGGATGGGATGATACGTCAGGTCTCCTAGCGAGTATTCACCGTTATAGCCCTTGACCCACGGATTGTTCGCCTGAAACTGTGGCGCCAGAGGACCCCAAATCTGCATGTGTTGCTCGAGCACGAACATATTGTACGCTTTCGCTGCCTCGAACTGCTCCTCTTTGGTCGTAGCAGCGTAATAGGCATCGGAGGCCGCGTCCAGCACGGAGGTGTCGATTGCGCATGGGTCGCTACAGGCCAAGTATTCGCGGGGGAACAGATTGCTATCGCGATGAGTCTGCATGGCCCAGCCAGCAGCCGGATGGCCCATGTCGCCAGTGGCCATTTCATACGCGGTTTCTGCCTTGGCAGCCACCCAAGTCCCCGTGTCGGCAATACGGGTCGTTATATCAACGCCAATATCAGCCCAGTACCCGGCGGCGACTTCCGTATAGCCCAAGTCTATGACGTCTCGGTGCAAATACTCTGCCGTGAATCGAATTCCGTCCGCGCCGCGCGGATAGCCTGCCTCATCCAGGAGCTTCTCGGCACCCTCCGGGTCATACCTGTAGTATTGCTGGAGCTCTTCTGGCCACTCTTCAAATGGGGGTGTAGTGCCCCTTGGCGCTAATCCACGAAGGGTTTTCCCAGTCTGAAAAACCGCCAAAGTAGGTATCGTCAATCGTCTCCAGGTCGAGTGCCATCTGCAGTGCATGGCGCACCCTGACGTCGTCAAATGGCGCGTTGCGAATGTTCAGAGTAAAGACCTGAAACGCCCGCTGGTAGTAACTGTACACCTCGATTTCTGGGTTGGTCCTCTGGATGCTCCTTATCACATCCATGTTTCCTATGTCAGCGACGCCTGCGTGTTGTATGATATCAATCTTACCCGTACGCAGTGCCGAGATACGGGTTGCTTCTTCTGCCATAAGGGGGGCCCTTATCTCGTCAACATAGGGCAAGCGGTTCTCCGGGTATTTCTCGTCGTAGTCCCAGAAGTCAGGATTCCTGGTAAAGGTCTTGGAGACGCCCTCGACATACTCGGTCAGGATAAGAGGCCCGGTGCCGACCACGTTCTTCCAGTCCTCATAGTTGCC
The Spirochaetaceae bacterium genome window above contains:
- a CDS encoding ABC transporter substrate-binding protein codes for the protein MPDVDVARDCRRLDPDSEASRLVNGRELTADDVVYSYQRQTAQGDFTEPPAQAGPTFNLPWESIEATDRYTVVMKLTEPYLDALQPILGESQSWILPRDVIEHYGNYEDWKNVVGTGPLILTEYVEGVSKTFTRNPDFWDYDEKYPENRLPYVDEIRAPLMAEEATRISALRTGKIDIIQHAGVADIGNMDVIRSIQRTNPEIEVYSYYQRAFQVFTLNIRNAPFDDVRVRHALQMALDLETIDDTYFGGFSDWENPSWISAKGHYTPI
- a CDS encoding ABC transporter substrate-binding protein, whose product is MHCRWHSTWRRLTIPTLAVFQTGKTLRGLAPRGTTPPFEEWPEELQQYYRYDPEGAEKLLDEAGYPRGADGIRFTAEYLHRDVIDLGYTEVAAGYWADIGVDITTRIADTGTWVAAKAETAYEMATGDMGHPAAGWAMQTHRDSNLFPREYLACSDPCAIDTSVLDAASDAYYAATTKEEQFEAAKAYNMFVLEQHMQIWGPLAPQFQANNPWVKGYNGEYSLGDLTYHPILARLWIDRDLKREMGF
- a CDS encoding ABC transporter permease codes for the protein MAFPGLLLLLTIMSIAGRGMPQIIIVLGVSGGIPASRVVRGAVLGVKENVYFQAAQAIGSSRRRSLLRHVLPNIAAPIIIIFSINVGGVIMSEAALSFLGFGLPPDIPSWGGMLSREGRQYMEMAPHLALWPGLCLTVVVYSLNMFGDAVRDLLDPRLRGRLGRYGAARK
- a CDS encoding ABC transporter permease, with the translated sequence MRAYFIRRLLLVVPTLFILSVLVFLSVRFIPGDVIDIMAGRTAFVGGQVDRATIEQRLGLDLPIHVQYGRWIGGIVLRGTLGESLLGGWRIEERMLGRLPVTAELGLLAILIGLVIALPVGIYSAVRQYTAADYVGRSVAVMGLATPNFWLGTMVMIYPAIWWTWSPPMELVPFAQDPLGNLGMFLIPSLILGTYLSASTMRMTRTMMLEVLRQDYIRTAWAKGLLERSVILRHAVKNAIIPVVTLVGMQIPILVGGSVIIENIFNLPGLGRLMLDALGDRDYPVVSAVNLFFATVVVFVNLVTDLLYASLDPRIRYE